In Brienomyrus brachyistius isolate T26 chromosome 3, BBRACH_0.4, whole genome shotgun sequence, the following proteins share a genomic window:
- the znf451 gene encoding E3 SUMO-protein ligase ZNF451 isoform X1, whose amino-acid sequence MATSPGTEKPEDEVEFVSEGPLRPVLEYIDLLSDGDDEEAKAAPESMEDQIDRKKAQVASTLDRLAQQVAAEKQQRAEKCRAFKEKMVSQQAKGRQEVAFSVSNGDHFDAKRCVDMWLKMPELKPGTLSSRSRWGRCSSAHPSSHASVRTCPVINCGRVYDSAPLLEGHLKRFDHSPCDPTILLRGSPSALYACVACCSHFESKEAWQAHLSAKLSSPDPGGHIHSLKYQLIQCFACPSCYLLFNIRDECLQHMAARKHFIRPPGSAQAGRAVPLPVPRYAKTRLIVLCKEVAFRVRCTACRKVLASHTEAQAHFNVRCRQASALAEADQTVADIMKQLQVRGRCMPCDEVFCSEAQIEQHTQCTGHQVVSLATEEESILHYCSHHEAARAREAPPQPCPDSTGPRTSSKKRSMPNDPPDSSPVKRQRVRRPGAVLGTSGRRRPSAWFCECGLRFPDESAASRHIMVSNQVFHKCGVCGKLMCEASITRLHMSRIHGGAHLSHFLFWCRRCQVHMPREADVMSHVAETHHGHTFYREREVTEEEEEEGGSSTLDPCKSSPIVDLAPADRSPKWLCRMCEELFESLEAVRRHCGAVTSHSFQRFLCGHCSQRFFKELTLRRHCDAEHAGHVDMRWCCGLCDSMRLESEDEFLQHYRSLHAEDYCRVEDPPAQPRTAAPPLSPACPCMGTEKEKAERNAAFTRCMKRLASEGSCRYSCITCGMRTPSYVQIKVHVQEEHGVHKRDTSFEVVCGLCPQSLAGVPAFHSHYHAQHCPLCPRKCHGDDTMDTKAAVPLMLKAEEISPKDNAEEIEDIKRAIALSSGEAEWRSPPSGDECDEDLNHALALSAEEMQRMRTESDEEMEEAIKRSMLEF is encoded by the exons ATGGCGACTTCTCCTGGGACAGAGAAGCCAGAGGACGAGGTGGAGTTTGTCTCC GAGGGTCCTCTCAGACCGGTTCTGGAGTACATAGACCTGCTGAGTGATGGAGATGATGAGGAGGCCAAAGCTGCCCCAGAGTCT ATGGAGGACCAGATTGACAGGAAGAAGGCACAGGTCGCCTCCACGTTGGACAGACTggcccaacaggtggctgctgagaaacagcagagagcagagaAATGTCGAGCCTTCAAG GAGAAGATGGTCTCCCAGCAGGCTAAGGGTCGGCAGGAGGTGGCCTTCAGCGTCAGTAACGGCGATCATTTCGACGCCAAGCGATGTGTGGACATGTGGCTGAAGATGCCAG AGTTGAAACCCGGCACACTGAGCTCTCGTTCCAGATGGGGGCGTTGCTCGTCAGCACACCCCAGCAGCCACGCATCTGTGCGTACTTGTCCCGTCATCAACTGTGGCCGCGTCTATGACAGCGCCCCCCTCCTGGAGGGCCACTTGAAGAG gttTGACCACTCCCCATGTGACCCCACCATCCTGTTGCGGGGCAGTCCGTCCGCGTTGTACGCCTGCGTGGCTTGCTGCAGCCACTTTGAGAGCAAGGAAGCGTGGCAGGCCCATCTTAGCGCTAAG ctgtcctCCCCTGATCCTGGTGGCCACATCCACAGCCTGAAGTACCAGCTGATTCAGTGCTTCGCCTGCCCATCCTGCTACCTCCTGTTCAACATCCGTGACGAGTGTCTGCAGCACATGGCAGCCAGGAAGCACTTCATCCGGCCCCCGGGAAGCG CCCAAGCGGGCAGAGCCGTCCCCCTCCCCGTCCCGCGCTATGCCAAGACCCGCCTCATCGTTCTGTGTAAGGAGGTGGCGTTCCGCGTGCGCTGCACCGCCTGCAGGAAAGTGCTGGCATCGCACACTGAAGCTCAGGCACACTTCAA TGTCCGCTGCAGGCAGGCCAGCGCCCTGGCTGAGGCTGATCAGACAGTGGCGGACATCATGAAGCAGCTGCAGGTTCGAGGCCGCTGCATGCCGTGCGACGAGGTCTTCTGCAGCGAGGCGCAAATCGAGCAGCATACGCAGTGCACCGGACACCAGGTGGTGTCCTTGGCCACTGAGGAGGAGTCCATACTGCACTACTGCAGCCACCACGAAGCTGCACGCGCGCGGGAGGCCCCCCCACAGCCATGTCCTGACTCCACAGGTCCCAGGACCTCTTCAAAGAAAAGGAGCATGCCGAACGACCCCCCTGACTCATCCCCAGTCAAGCGGCAGAGGGTCCGGCGCCCCGGGGCAGTCCTGGGCACATCCGGCAGACGACGGCCCAGCGCCTGGTTCTGCGAGTGTGGCCTGCGCTTCCCGGATGAATCTGCTGCCAGCCGCCACATAATGGTGTCCAATCAGGTGTTCCACAAGTGTGGAGTGTGCGGCAAGCTAATGTGCGAGGCGTCCATCACACGGCTGCATATGAGCCGCATCCACGGAGGGGCCCACCTCTCCCACTTCCTGTTCTGGTGCCGCCGCTGCCAGGTGCACATGCCCCGGGAGGCGGATGTGATGTCACACGTGGCGGAGACGCACCATGGCCACACCTTCTACCGTGAGCGGGAAGTGaccgaggaagaggaggaggagggtggGTCATCCACGCTGGATCCCTGCAAGTCCAGCCCCATTGTGGACCTGGCCCCCGCAGACCGCTCTCCCAAGTGGCTGTGCAGGATGTGCGAGGAGCTCTTCGAATCACTGGAGGCAGTGCGGCGACACTGCGGGGCTGTGACCAGCCACAGCTTCCAGAGGTTTCTGTGCGGTCACTGCTCGCAGCGGTTCTTCAAGGAGCTGACGCTGCGGCGGCACTGCGATGCCGAGCACGCCGGCCACGTCGACATGCGGTGGTGCTGCGGCCTCTGTGACAGCATGCGCCTGGAGTCCGAGGACGAGTTCCTGCAGCACTACCGGAGCCTGCATGCCGAGGACTACTGCCGGGTGGAggacccccccgcccagccaCGGACCGCAGCGCCCCCACTGTCACCGGCGTGTCCCTGCATGGGGACAGAGAAGGAGAAGGCGGAGAGGAACGCCGCCTTCACGCGCTGCATGAAGCGGCTGGCCAGCGAGGGGAGCTGTCGTTATAGCTGCATCACCTGCGGCATGCGTACCCCGTCCTACGTCCAGATCAAGGTCCACGTCCAGGAGGAGCATGGCGTCCATAAGAGGGACACGTCCTTCGAGGTGGTGTGTGGCCTTTGTCCCCAGAGCCTCGCCGGCGTCCCCGCCTTCCACTCTCACTATCACGCTCAGCACTGTCCTCTGTGTCCCCGCAAATGTCACGGGGACGACACGATggacaccaaagcagctgtccCTCTAATGCTGAAAGCAGAGGAGATCTCACCCAAGGACAATG CAGAGGAGATTGAAGACATCAAACGAGCTATTGCCCTGAGTTCAGGAGAGGCTGAGTGGAGgtcgccccctagtggag ACGAGTGTGACGAGGACCTGAATCACGCCTTGGCTTTAAGCGCGGAGGAGATGCAGAGGATGCGAACGGAGTCTGATGAAG AGATGGAGGAAGCCATCAAGAGAAGCATGCTGGAGTTCTGA
- the znf451 gene encoding E3 SUMO-protein ligase ZNF451 isoform X2: protein MATSPGTEKPEDEVEFVSEGPLRPVLEYIDLLSDGDDEEAKAAPESMEDQIDRKKAQVASTLDRLAQQVAAEKQQRAEKCRAFKEKMVSQQAKGRQEVAFSVSNGDHFDAKRCVDMWLKMPELKPGTLSSRSRWGRCSSAHPSSHASVRTCPVINCGRVYDSAPLLEGHLKRFDHSPCDPTILLRGSPSALYACVACCSHFESKEAWQAHLSAKLSSPDPGGHIHSLKYQLIQCFACPSCYLLFNIRDECLQHMAARKHFIRPPGSAQAGRAVPLPVPRYAKTRLIVLCKEVAFRVRCTACRKVLASHTEAQAHFNVRCRQASALAEADQTVADIMKQLQVRGRCMPCDEVFCSEAQIEQHTQCTGHQVVSLATEEESILHYCSHHEAARAREAPPQPCPDSTGPRTSSKKRSMPNDPPDSSPVKRQRVRRPGAVLGTSGRRRPSAWFCECGLRFPDESAASRHIMVSNQVFHKCGVCGKLMCEASITRLHMSRIHGGAHLSHFLFWCRRCQVHMPREADVMSHVAETHHGHTFYREREVTEEEEEEGGSSTLDPCKSSPIVDLAPADRSPKWLCRMCEELFESLEAVRRHCGAVTSHSFQRFLCGHCSQRFFKELTLRRHCDAEHAGHVDMRWCCGLCDSMRLESEDEFLQHYRSLHAEDYCRVEDPPAQPRTAAPPLSPACPCMGTEKEKAERNAAFTRCMKRLASEGSCRYSCITCGMRTPSYVQIKVHVQEEHGVHKRDTSFEVVCGLCPQSLAGVPAFHSHYHAQHCPLCPRKCHGDDTMDTKAAVPLMLKAEEISPKDNEEIEDIKRAIALSSGEAEWRSPPSGDECDEDLNHALALSAEEMQRMRTESDEEMEEAIKRSMLEF from the exons ATGGCGACTTCTCCTGGGACAGAGAAGCCAGAGGACGAGGTGGAGTTTGTCTCC GAGGGTCCTCTCAGACCGGTTCTGGAGTACATAGACCTGCTGAGTGATGGAGATGATGAGGAGGCCAAAGCTGCCCCAGAGTCT ATGGAGGACCAGATTGACAGGAAGAAGGCACAGGTCGCCTCCACGTTGGACAGACTggcccaacaggtggctgctgagaaacagcagagagcagagaAATGTCGAGCCTTCAAG GAGAAGATGGTCTCCCAGCAGGCTAAGGGTCGGCAGGAGGTGGCCTTCAGCGTCAGTAACGGCGATCATTTCGACGCCAAGCGATGTGTGGACATGTGGCTGAAGATGCCAG AGTTGAAACCCGGCACACTGAGCTCTCGTTCCAGATGGGGGCGTTGCTCGTCAGCACACCCCAGCAGCCACGCATCTGTGCGTACTTGTCCCGTCATCAACTGTGGCCGCGTCTATGACAGCGCCCCCCTCCTGGAGGGCCACTTGAAGAG gttTGACCACTCCCCATGTGACCCCACCATCCTGTTGCGGGGCAGTCCGTCCGCGTTGTACGCCTGCGTGGCTTGCTGCAGCCACTTTGAGAGCAAGGAAGCGTGGCAGGCCCATCTTAGCGCTAAG ctgtcctCCCCTGATCCTGGTGGCCACATCCACAGCCTGAAGTACCAGCTGATTCAGTGCTTCGCCTGCCCATCCTGCTACCTCCTGTTCAACATCCGTGACGAGTGTCTGCAGCACATGGCAGCCAGGAAGCACTTCATCCGGCCCCCGGGAAGCG CCCAAGCGGGCAGAGCCGTCCCCCTCCCCGTCCCGCGCTATGCCAAGACCCGCCTCATCGTTCTGTGTAAGGAGGTGGCGTTCCGCGTGCGCTGCACCGCCTGCAGGAAAGTGCTGGCATCGCACACTGAAGCTCAGGCACACTTCAA TGTCCGCTGCAGGCAGGCCAGCGCCCTGGCTGAGGCTGATCAGACAGTGGCGGACATCATGAAGCAGCTGCAGGTTCGAGGCCGCTGCATGCCGTGCGACGAGGTCTTCTGCAGCGAGGCGCAAATCGAGCAGCATACGCAGTGCACCGGACACCAGGTGGTGTCCTTGGCCACTGAGGAGGAGTCCATACTGCACTACTGCAGCCACCACGAAGCTGCACGCGCGCGGGAGGCCCCCCCACAGCCATGTCCTGACTCCACAGGTCCCAGGACCTCTTCAAAGAAAAGGAGCATGCCGAACGACCCCCCTGACTCATCCCCAGTCAAGCGGCAGAGGGTCCGGCGCCCCGGGGCAGTCCTGGGCACATCCGGCAGACGACGGCCCAGCGCCTGGTTCTGCGAGTGTGGCCTGCGCTTCCCGGATGAATCTGCTGCCAGCCGCCACATAATGGTGTCCAATCAGGTGTTCCACAAGTGTGGAGTGTGCGGCAAGCTAATGTGCGAGGCGTCCATCACACGGCTGCATATGAGCCGCATCCACGGAGGGGCCCACCTCTCCCACTTCCTGTTCTGGTGCCGCCGCTGCCAGGTGCACATGCCCCGGGAGGCGGATGTGATGTCACACGTGGCGGAGACGCACCATGGCCACACCTTCTACCGTGAGCGGGAAGTGaccgaggaagaggaggaggagggtggGTCATCCACGCTGGATCCCTGCAAGTCCAGCCCCATTGTGGACCTGGCCCCCGCAGACCGCTCTCCCAAGTGGCTGTGCAGGATGTGCGAGGAGCTCTTCGAATCACTGGAGGCAGTGCGGCGACACTGCGGGGCTGTGACCAGCCACAGCTTCCAGAGGTTTCTGTGCGGTCACTGCTCGCAGCGGTTCTTCAAGGAGCTGACGCTGCGGCGGCACTGCGATGCCGAGCACGCCGGCCACGTCGACATGCGGTGGTGCTGCGGCCTCTGTGACAGCATGCGCCTGGAGTCCGAGGACGAGTTCCTGCAGCACTACCGGAGCCTGCATGCCGAGGACTACTGCCGGGTGGAggacccccccgcccagccaCGGACCGCAGCGCCCCCACTGTCACCGGCGTGTCCCTGCATGGGGACAGAGAAGGAGAAGGCGGAGAGGAACGCCGCCTTCACGCGCTGCATGAAGCGGCTGGCCAGCGAGGGGAGCTGTCGTTATAGCTGCATCACCTGCGGCATGCGTACCCCGTCCTACGTCCAGATCAAGGTCCACGTCCAGGAGGAGCATGGCGTCCATAAGAGGGACACGTCCTTCGAGGTGGTGTGTGGCCTTTGTCCCCAGAGCCTCGCCGGCGTCCCCGCCTTCCACTCTCACTATCACGCTCAGCACTGTCCTCTGTGTCCCCGCAAATGTCACGGGGACGACACGATggacaccaaagcagctgtccCTCTAATGCTGAAAGCAGAGGAGATCTCACCCAAGGACAATG AGGAGATTGAAGACATCAAACGAGCTATTGCCCTGAGTTCAGGAGAGGCTGAGTGGAGgtcgccccctagtggag ACGAGTGTGACGAGGACCTGAATCACGCCTTGGCTTTAAGCGCGGAGGAGATGCAGAGGATGCGAACGGAGTCTGATGAAG AGATGGAGGAAGCCATCAAGAGAAGCATGCTGGAGTTCTGA
- the znf451 gene encoding E3 SUMO-protein ligase ZNF451 isoform X3, protein MATSPGTEKPEDEVEFVSEGPLRPVLEYIDLLSDGDDEEAKAAPESMEDQIDRKKAQVASTLDRLAQQVAAEKQQRAEKCRAFKEKMVSQQAKGRQEVAFSVSNGDHFDAKRCVDMWLKMPELKPGTLSSRSRWGRCSSAHPSSHASVRTCPVINCGRVYDSAPLLEGHLKRFDHSPCDPTILLRGSPSALYACVACCSHFESKEAWQAHLSAKLSSPDPGGHIHSLKYQLIQCFACPSCYLLFNIRDECLQHMAARKHFIRPPGSAQAGRAVPLPVPRYAKTRLIVLCKEVAFRVRCTACRKVLASHTEAQAHFNVRCRQASALAEADQTVADIMKQLQVRGRCMPCDEVFCSEAQIEQHTQCTGHQVVSLATEEESILHYCSHHEAARAREAPPQPCPDSTGPRTSSKKRSMPNDPPDSSPVKRQRVRRPGAVLGTSGRRRPSAWFCECGLRFPDESAASRHIMVSNQVFHKCGVCGKLMCEASITRLHMSRIHGGAHLSHFLFWCRRCQVHMPREADVMSHVAETHHGHTFYREREVTEEEEEEGGSSTLDPCKSSPIVDLAPADRSPKWLCRMCEELFESLEAVRRHCGAVTSHSFQRFLCGHCSQRFFKELTLRRHCDAEHAGHVDMRWCCGLCDSMRLESEDEFLQHYRSLHAEDYCRVEDPPAQPRTAAPPLSPACPCMGTEKEKAERNAAFTRCMKRLASEGSCRYSCITCGMRTPSYVQIKVHVQEEHGVHKRDTSFEVVCGLCPQSLAGVPAFHSHYHAQHCPLCPRKCHGDDTMDTKAAVPLMLKAEEISPKDNAEEIEDIKRAIALSSGEAEWRSPPSGDECDEDLNHALALSAEEMQRMRTESDEGSHV, encoded by the exons ATGGCGACTTCTCCTGGGACAGAGAAGCCAGAGGACGAGGTGGAGTTTGTCTCC GAGGGTCCTCTCAGACCGGTTCTGGAGTACATAGACCTGCTGAGTGATGGAGATGATGAGGAGGCCAAAGCTGCCCCAGAGTCT ATGGAGGACCAGATTGACAGGAAGAAGGCACAGGTCGCCTCCACGTTGGACAGACTggcccaacaggtggctgctgagaaacagcagagagcagagaAATGTCGAGCCTTCAAG GAGAAGATGGTCTCCCAGCAGGCTAAGGGTCGGCAGGAGGTGGCCTTCAGCGTCAGTAACGGCGATCATTTCGACGCCAAGCGATGTGTGGACATGTGGCTGAAGATGCCAG AGTTGAAACCCGGCACACTGAGCTCTCGTTCCAGATGGGGGCGTTGCTCGTCAGCACACCCCAGCAGCCACGCATCTGTGCGTACTTGTCCCGTCATCAACTGTGGCCGCGTCTATGACAGCGCCCCCCTCCTGGAGGGCCACTTGAAGAG gttTGACCACTCCCCATGTGACCCCACCATCCTGTTGCGGGGCAGTCCGTCCGCGTTGTACGCCTGCGTGGCTTGCTGCAGCCACTTTGAGAGCAAGGAAGCGTGGCAGGCCCATCTTAGCGCTAAG ctgtcctCCCCTGATCCTGGTGGCCACATCCACAGCCTGAAGTACCAGCTGATTCAGTGCTTCGCCTGCCCATCCTGCTACCTCCTGTTCAACATCCGTGACGAGTGTCTGCAGCACATGGCAGCCAGGAAGCACTTCATCCGGCCCCCGGGAAGCG CCCAAGCGGGCAGAGCCGTCCCCCTCCCCGTCCCGCGCTATGCCAAGACCCGCCTCATCGTTCTGTGTAAGGAGGTGGCGTTCCGCGTGCGCTGCACCGCCTGCAGGAAAGTGCTGGCATCGCACACTGAAGCTCAGGCACACTTCAA TGTCCGCTGCAGGCAGGCCAGCGCCCTGGCTGAGGCTGATCAGACAGTGGCGGACATCATGAAGCAGCTGCAGGTTCGAGGCCGCTGCATGCCGTGCGACGAGGTCTTCTGCAGCGAGGCGCAAATCGAGCAGCATACGCAGTGCACCGGACACCAGGTGGTGTCCTTGGCCACTGAGGAGGAGTCCATACTGCACTACTGCAGCCACCACGAAGCTGCACGCGCGCGGGAGGCCCCCCCACAGCCATGTCCTGACTCCACAGGTCCCAGGACCTCTTCAAAGAAAAGGAGCATGCCGAACGACCCCCCTGACTCATCCCCAGTCAAGCGGCAGAGGGTCCGGCGCCCCGGGGCAGTCCTGGGCACATCCGGCAGACGACGGCCCAGCGCCTGGTTCTGCGAGTGTGGCCTGCGCTTCCCGGATGAATCTGCTGCCAGCCGCCACATAATGGTGTCCAATCAGGTGTTCCACAAGTGTGGAGTGTGCGGCAAGCTAATGTGCGAGGCGTCCATCACACGGCTGCATATGAGCCGCATCCACGGAGGGGCCCACCTCTCCCACTTCCTGTTCTGGTGCCGCCGCTGCCAGGTGCACATGCCCCGGGAGGCGGATGTGATGTCACACGTGGCGGAGACGCACCATGGCCACACCTTCTACCGTGAGCGGGAAGTGaccgaggaagaggaggaggagggtggGTCATCCACGCTGGATCCCTGCAAGTCCAGCCCCATTGTGGACCTGGCCCCCGCAGACCGCTCTCCCAAGTGGCTGTGCAGGATGTGCGAGGAGCTCTTCGAATCACTGGAGGCAGTGCGGCGACACTGCGGGGCTGTGACCAGCCACAGCTTCCAGAGGTTTCTGTGCGGTCACTGCTCGCAGCGGTTCTTCAAGGAGCTGACGCTGCGGCGGCACTGCGATGCCGAGCACGCCGGCCACGTCGACATGCGGTGGTGCTGCGGCCTCTGTGACAGCATGCGCCTGGAGTCCGAGGACGAGTTCCTGCAGCACTACCGGAGCCTGCATGCCGAGGACTACTGCCGGGTGGAggacccccccgcccagccaCGGACCGCAGCGCCCCCACTGTCACCGGCGTGTCCCTGCATGGGGACAGAGAAGGAGAAGGCGGAGAGGAACGCCGCCTTCACGCGCTGCATGAAGCGGCTGGCCAGCGAGGGGAGCTGTCGTTATAGCTGCATCACCTGCGGCATGCGTACCCCGTCCTACGTCCAGATCAAGGTCCACGTCCAGGAGGAGCATGGCGTCCATAAGAGGGACACGTCCTTCGAGGTGGTGTGTGGCCTTTGTCCCCAGAGCCTCGCCGGCGTCCCCGCCTTCCACTCTCACTATCACGCTCAGCACTGTCCTCTGTGTCCCCGCAAATGTCACGGGGACGACACGATggacaccaaagcagctgtccCTCTAATGCTGAAAGCAGAGGAGATCTCACCCAAGGACAATG CAGAGGAGATTGAAGACATCAAACGAGCTATTGCCCTGAGTTCAGGAGAGGCTGAGTGGAGgtcgccccctagtggag ACGAGTGTGACGAGGACCTGAATCACGCCTTGGCTTTAAGCGCGGAGGAGATGCAGAGGATGCGAACGGAGTCTGATGAAGgcag TCATGTGTGA
- the bag2 gene encoding BAG family molecular chaperone regulator 2: protein MAQAKIHAKTQEAAKGSRFNRTLSMADRSGRLLETLDQLEVRVEALREAAAAVEQEKESLLELIQSVQNSQEMRAISDGEREELSLTADRLLSRTFTVEVSVETVRSVEQADALKKATSIIDDIAAKVLDDMDGSRRQLMALHAACVTEEPPVPIDQKFQSIVISCALEDQKKIKRRLDTLIRKLDNAGKTIRIMDHQKTETRGTNGK from the exons ATGGCTCAAGCTAAAATACACGCCAAAACCCAGGAAGCCGCTAAAGGCAGCAGGTTCAACCGGACCCTCTCCATGGCGGACCGGTCCGGACGGCTGCTGGAGACCTTGGATCAGCTGGAAGTCAG GGTGGAGGCTTTACGGGAGGCGGCCGCCGCCGTAGAGCAAGAGAAGGAGAGCTTGCTGGAGCTGATCCAGTCGGTGCAGAACAGCCAGGAGATGCGCGCCATCAGCGACG GGGAAAGAGAGGAACTAAGTTTAACAGCAGACCGCCTGCTTAGCAGGACCTTCACAGTAGAAGTTTCAGTGGAAACTGTGAGAAGCGTTGAGCAGGCAGATGCTCTGAAGAAGGCTACCTCCATCATAGATGACATAGCTGCCAAGGTACTTGATGACATGGATGGTTCCAGAAGGCAACTAATGGCCCTGCATGCCGCTTGTGTGACAGAGGAGCCCCCCGTCCCCATTGACCAGAAGTTTCAGAGCATTGTCATCAGCTGCGCTCTGGAGGACCAGAAGAAGATCAAGAGGAGGCTGGACACTTTGATCCGGAAACTCGATAATGCGGGGAAAACCATCCGGATCATGGATCACCAGAAAACGGAGACTAGAGGCACCAACGGCAAATGA
- the rab23 gene encoding ras-related protein Rab-23, which translates to MLEEDMEVAIKVVVVGNGAVGKSSMIQRYCKGIFTKDYKKTIGVDFLERQIQVNDEDVRLMLWDTAGQEEFDAITKAYYRGAQACVLVFSTTDRESYEAIGSWKEKVEAEVGDIPTVLVQNKIDLLDETVIKNEEAEALAKKLKLRFYRSSVKEDLNVNEVFKYLAEKYLQKLKQQSAEEPEAVHTASNKIGVFNTASGTNSSQNSSSANGREVISLRPNKQRTKKSKTPFGSCGLL; encoded by the exons ATGTTGGAGGAAGACATGGAGGTGGCCATTAAGGTGGTCGTGGTGGGGAACGGGGCCGTCGGCAAGTCCAGCATGATCCAGAGATACTGCAAGGGTATCTTCACCAAGGACTACAAGAAGACTATTGGGGTGGACTTTCTAGAGCGGCAGATCCA GGTGAATGACGAGGATGTCAGGCTGATGTTGTGGGACACCGCTGGACAGGAAGAGTTTGACGCCATCACCAAGGCCTACTACAGAG GCGCCCAAGCCTGTGTGCTGGTCTTTTCCACCACGGACCGGGAATCTTACGAAGCTATCGGTAGCTGGAAAGAGAAGGTAGAAGCAGAGGTCGGAGACATTCCTACTGTCCTGGTGCAGAACAAAATCGACCTCCTGGATGAAACAGTGATAAAAAA CGAGGAGGCAGAAGCCCTGGCCAAGAAGCTCAAGCTGAGGTTTTATCGCTCTTCTGTGAAGGAGGATCTCAACGTGAACGAAG TTTTCAAATATCTAGCGGAGAAATACCTGCAGAAGCTGAAGCAGCAGTCGGCAGAGGAGCCCGAAGCTGTTCACACGGCCAGCAATAAAATTG GTGTTTTTAACACGGCCAGTGGCACCAACTCCAGTCAGAACTCCAGCAGCGCCAACGGGCGTGAGGTCATCAGTCTGCGCCCCAACAAACAGAGGACCAAGAAGAGCAAAACCCCTTTTGGTAGCTGTGGTCTGTTGTGA